The region GCCAGGCCGGTGAGCTTGCGCCAGCGAACCATGGGATCCCTCTCCAAGCAAAGGATTGGCGCGCCTTGTGGGCGCGCGCAGATCACGTTGCCGGCAGCGTATGGAAGCCGAGCGATGTATCGCAATGCTTCGATGTCATCCCGGTTGTGTCATACCTTCGGGGATGGGTTCCGGGTTCAGCTCGGCTTCTTGGCGCAGACGTACCGGGGCTCGGCGTCGTACCGCCAGGAGAACTTCTCCCGCTTCTGCTCCTTGCCGTCCTTGACGAAGACCCGGAAGGCGTCCTGGGTGAAGCCGTCGATGCCGCTGGTGGCGATGCAGGACGGACCGGGATCGAGGTGGATCAGCTTCGGCTTGGTGATGTTGCGGCGCGGGCCGTACACCGTCTTGACGCTGTCGTACACCTTGGTGCCCCAGATCGACACGGTGATCGTGCTGTTGGTCCACGAGGTGTCGATCAGAACGCCGTACGGGCTGTCGTTGCGGAACTTGAAGTCCAGGTCCGGGTAGAAGATCGTCGACTCGATCACCGCCGGGTACCGGTCGAACCAGTACGAGTGCGGCTTGTGCTCGACGTCCTCCAGGCCCGCGTAGTACGTGGCGTTGAAGATGGTGGTGGTGAACTGCGACGCCCCGCCGCCGACCCCCGGCACCAGTTTGCCGTCCAGGATCACCGGCGCGTCCTTGTAGCCCTGCGCGTAGCTGCGCTCACCGGTGTGCTTGTTGAGGGAGAACGTCTCGCCCGGCTTGACCACCGCGCCGTCCACCTCCTTGGCGATCGTCACGATGTTGTGACTGCGCGGGGAGGAGAGCCCACCGGTGAACTTGGTGGTGAAGGTGGAAACCTGTTCCTTGATCCCCAACTTGGCCATCGCGTCGGTGCTGGTCTTCGGCTCGACCGGCTTGAGTACGCCCTTGACCTCGCGTCCGTCGCTGCGCGGCAGCACCGCCAGCAGGTCCCGGCTCAGCGCCGCGGTGTCCACCGCGTGCCCGGGGCTGCTCGCCACCACCTGCGGCTTGCCGCCCTGGAGACCGACGGTGGCCTCCTTCGGCTTGACCTCGACCTTCGCCAGCTGGGTGGTCAGCGCCGCCTGGAGCTTTTTCTCGTCCACGACCGGCGCGATCTTGCCGGTCTTGTCCGCGTTGAGCAGCAGGCTCTTCGCGATCGCGGCCGGCGGGATGCTGAACGAGCCCTTCTCGGTGGTCACCGTGACCGGCGCGGCCACGGCCGGCTTCGCCAGTTCGGCGACGAGCTTGTCGACCTCTTCCTTCGTGGTCGCCGGCTGCGCCTCGACCAGCGGTACGACCACCGGCTGGCCGCTGAGCCACCCGCCGCGCAGCGCCTGCGCCGACTGCTCCGGGTCCAGATCCTGGCCCGGAGCCGGGTAGTTCGGCTTCGGGGTGGTGCCCTGGAAGACGATCGACGGCTGGGTCATCGGCCGGCCGGTACGCCCGACCGTCTTGCGCAGCTCGGCGTCCAGCAGGCCGGCGTCGACGGTGATCACGGGCTCGACGGTGCGGGACTTGAAGAGCAGGTCGACCGGCCCCGGACCGGCGCCGACCGTCGCGTCGACGGTGGCGGTGACGTCCACGGCCAGGCCGACGTCGATCGGCTTGAACTCGGCCGTCTGGTCGCCGACCTTCACGGTGACCGGTCCGGTGAGGGTGTCCGCCCGCCGTTCCAGCTCGGTCCGCAGCAGCGCGGCCGCCGCCTCCCGGGACTTGCCGCCCAGATCGACGCCGAGCACCTGGGTGCCGCGCGGCACCTCCCCGCTGTACGCGTACCCGGCGGTGCCGCCGATCGCGGCCAGCACGGCGGCGACCAGGCCGCCGGCGACGAGCGCCGTCCGTCGGCCACGGCGGGACTTCGGCTCGGCCGGGAACGGGGTCGGGTCGTCGCCGTGGTCGGGGGTGCCGAAGGTCATCAGGTCCGGCTGCTGCGGCTCGGGTGCCGACCCGGTCACGGGCCCGCTGGCCTGCCGCGGCACCGCCGCGATCTCGGTGGTCGGCGTCTCGCCTGCGGGTGGTCTCTTCGCGCCGTACAGGCTCACAGGGCAACCTCGATCAGGGGATGGGCGGGGGTGGGGTCGGTGCAAGCCCGCGTGGTGACACGACCCGGACGTTTACGGTAGCCAAGCGCGGCACCGGATGACAGCCCGCATGGGCTTGCGGTGGATTCGCCTCCGCGAATCTCTCACGCTACTGGACCATGGACGCGGGCCCGACGGCCGAAAGGACGAAAATCAACCGGTACGAGCCGGTAGTGGAGCCGACCGGGTCGCCGGGTCAGCCGGCGGTGTCGGAGATCGCCTGGCGGAACACCCGTGACCGGTGTGCGTAGTTGTCGAACCGGCCGTAGCTCGGTGCGGCCGGAGACAGCAGCACCACCCCTCCGGCGGGCGTGTGTACGCGGCCGAGCCGGACCGCCTCCACCAGGTCGTCCGCACCGATGGTGGTGATCCCGGGCAGGTCCTTGACCGTTTCGAGAATGCGTGGCCCACTGTCCGGTACGCCGATCAGGGTCGCCTCGACGGCCTGCGCGGCGAGGAAGTCGCGCAGTGGTGCGTAGTCCACCCCACGGTCCTCGCCGCCGACGATCACGGTGAGCGGCCGGTGGGAGAACGCCTCGATGGCGTGGATCGCCGACTGCGGGATGGTGGAGAGCGAGTCGTCGACGAAGGTGATGCCGGACGGGTCCTCGATCGGGGTCAGCCGGTGTTCGAGCGCGGGAAACGCGGCCGCCGCCTCGGCGAGCCGGTCGGCCTCCGCCACCAGGTCCACGCCGACCGACTCCAGTACGGACAGCGCCACGCAGAGGTTCCACTCGTTGTGCCGTCCGACCAGTGGAAACGCCGAGCGGGGGAAGAGCGGCCGGTCGGCGAGGTGCACCCAGCGGGTGCCGTCCGGTCCGGGCGCCACGTGGGTGGTGTCCGGGCGACCGGCGGCGACCAGCGGCAGTCCGGGACGGGCGGCGAGCTGTGCGACGAGTTGCTCGTCGTTGGCGTTGAACACCACCCGGCCGGGGCCGTGCTCGACGATGTTGAGCTTGTGCCGGTAGTACTCGGATTCGCTGCCGGCCCAGTCGAGGTGCTCCGGAACCAGCGCGGTGAGGGCCACCACCTGCGGCGAGACCAGCAGGTCCGCGCACTGGTACATGGACAGCTCCAGCACGTACCGGTCGGCGGGGGGCAGTTCGAGCACGGCGGTGCCGATATTGCCGCCGATCTCGTTGGGCTGGCCGACGGCGGTCAGCAGGTGGCTGATCAGGACCGTGGTGGTGCTCTTGCCCTTGCTGCCGGTGACCCCGATGGTGGTGGGCGCGTGGTCGGCCATCCAGAGGGCGGTGCCGCCGGTCACCGTCACGCCCCGTTCGCGCAGCCGGATCATCCACGGGTGGGTTTCGCCGATCACCGGGGACCGGACCACGACGTCCGCGCGCAGCAGCAGGTCGAGAGCTTCCGGGCCGGTGTGCAGCGGGGCGAGTTCGGCGAGCCGGCCCTCCCACGGTCGGGCCAGGAAGGTTTCCCGGTCCTGCACCGTGACCAGGTCGGCCGGGCCGACCGGGGCGATCGTGTTGACCGCGGCGACGCCCTCCCGACCGGTGCCCCAGACGGCGACGCGTCGACCACGTAGATCAGTGAGGTGCACCAGAACTCCTTCGCCCGCGAACCTCGGCGGCTGCGGCCCGCGGCTCGCGTCCATACTTTAGTCCGCCGGCCCCGGTCTGCCGGCCACGGCGCGGACAACGCCCCGACACGGTACGGACAGCGCCCCCACCGGGTACGGACAGCGCCCCCACCGGGTACGGACAGCGCCCCCACCGGGTACGGACAGCGCCCCCACCGGATACGCCGACCGGGGATGGTCCCGGTCGGCGTACCGGCGGTGGTGGCGGGTGACCCGTGGCGGGAGCCCGGCGCGGCGGTCAGAGCCGGGCCAGTGCCGACTTCAGCGGGTCGAGTCCGAGCGAGCCGAGGTTGAGCGCGTCGAGGTGGAACTGCTTCAGGTCGAAGTCGGGCCCCCTACGGGCCTTGGCGTCGTCACGGGCCTGGAGCCAGATCCGCTCGCCGACCTTGTACGCCGGCGCCTGTCCCGGCCAGCCGAGGTAGCGGTTGAGTTCGAAGCGCAGGTTCTCGTCCGGCACCCGGCAGTGGGCGCGCATGAACTCCCAGCCGAGTTCGGGGGTCCACCGCTGCCCGGGGTGGAAGCCGAACGGGTTGTCCCTCGGGATCTCCAGTTCGAGGTGCATGCCGATGTCGACGATGACGCGGGCGGCCCGGAACGCCTGCCCGTCGAGCATGCCGAGCTTGTCGCCGGGGTCGTCGAGGTAGCCCAGGTCGTCCATCAGCCGCTCGGAGTAGAGCGCCCAACCCTCGCCGTGCCCGGAGGCCCAGGAGAGCAGCCGCTGCCAGCGGTTGAGCAGCTCGGCGCGGACCTGGGTCTGGCCGATCTGGAGGTGGTGACCGGGTGCGCCCTCGTGGTAGACCGTGGTCACCTCGCGCCAGGTGGAGAACCGGTCGATCCCCTGCGGCACCGCCCACCACATCCGGCCCGGCCGGGAGAAGTCCTCGCTGGGACCGGTGTAGTAGATCCCGCCGTCGCTGGTCGGGGCGAGGCGGCACTCGATCCGGCGTACCTGCTCGGGGATGTCGAAGTGGGTGCCGTGCAGGTCGGCGATGGCCTTGTCGGCCAGGTTCTGCATCCAGTCGCGGAACGCCTCCTTGCCCTCGATCCAGCGGGCCGGGTCGGCGTCGAGGGCGGCGACGGCCTCGTCGACGGTCGCGCCGGGGGAGAGGATCCGGGCCGCCACCGCGCGCATCTCGGCTTCGAGCCGGGCCAGTTCGTCGAAACCCCAGGCGTACGTCTCGTCGAGGTCGATCCGGGCACCGAGGAAGTACTGCGAGGCGAGTTGGTACCGCTCCCGTCCGGCGGCCTGCTTGTCCCGCCCACGGGGTGCGAGCTCGGTACGCAGGAACTGGCCGAATTCGGCGGTCGCCGCCGTTGCCGCCGCCGCGCCACGTTGCAGTTCGGTGGCGAGCGTGCCGTCGGCGCCGAGCCGCTCGACCAGCCCGTGGAAGAAGTTGTCCTGCTTCGGGTCGGTCCAGATGTCGCACTGCTTGGCGACTTCGATCATCTGTGCCCGTGGGCTGACGTGTCCGGCGTCGGCGGCGGTGAGCAGCGTGGTCCGGTAGTCGGCCAGCGCGGCGGCGAACGTGTTGAGCCGGGCGGCGACGTTGGCGACCGCCTCCGGGCCCTCGGTCGGCATCAGGTCGAACACCTGGCGGATCTCGTGCAGACCGCTCGCGATCACGTTGATCTCGCTGGCGGTTTCGCCGGCGTCGTACCGGGCGAGTTCGAGGCCCAGGCGTTCCTGCATCGCCTCCTTCGCGGTGTGCTCGGACACCGAGGTCGGTTCGAGTACGTCGAGTTCGGCAAGGGTCCGCCGGTTGAGTTCGGCCTGCGCGGCGTAGCCCTGCGGCGACAGGTCGCCGAGTTGGTCGTCGTAGCCGGTGATGCCGACGAAGGTGGCACCGGTCGGGTTCAGCGGCGCCCACTCGGCCACGTAGCGGTTGGCGAGGTCATCGATTTGTCCCACGACCCGACCCTACGTGACCGACCGGCCGCCGGGTCGAGCCATTTGTGCCTGCCGGTGACGGTTGTCCCGGCCACCGTCCGCGTTCACCGCCCGAACCCTCCGGGCAGGCCACGGGTCGCCGATTGGCCCGGCCCGAGGTCTGGAACCCGCGCGACTTCTGTCGGACCGGTGCGGCAGAGTGTCAGGGGTGAACACCCCTGCCGCTCCTGACAGCAACGTACGCGCCTGGCTGCCGGGTTTCCTCGCCGTCGCCGTGATCTGGGGGGCGAGCTTCCTCTTTATCAAGATCGGCGTACGCGAGCTGCACCCGCTCTACGTCACCCTCGGCCGAGCCGGCGCGGGCGCGCTGACCCTGCTCGTGGCGCTGGCCGTGCTGCGTGACCGACTGCCCCGCGACCCGATCCTGTGGTTGCACCTGACGGTGGTCGCGACCGTCGGGGTCGCCGTGCCGTTCACCCTGTTCGGGTACGGCGAGCAGCGGGTCTCCTCGATCCTCGCGGGCATCTGGAACGCCACCACCCCGCTGGTCGTACTGCCGATCGCGGTGCTGGTGTTCCGCACCGAGCGGATGACCGCGCGGCGGGCGACCGGCCTGGTCCTCGGCTTCGCCGGGGTGCTGGTGGTGCTCGGCGCCTGGCAGGGACTGGGCGGGGCACAGTTCACCGGGCAACTCTTCTGCTTCGGCGCCGCCGTCTGTTACGGGCTCTCCATCCCGTACCAGAAGCGGTTTATCGCGGACCGACCCGAGTCGGGCCTGGCGCTCACGGCGGGCCAGTTGCTGGTCGCGACCGTGCAGCTCGCGATCGTCGCGCCGCTGGTGGCCGGCGCTCCGCCGGCGCCGACCGGCCTGTCGCCCGACGTGATCGCCAGCGTGCTCGCGCTGGGCGCGGTCGGCACCGGCCTCGCCTTCGTGATCAACCTGCGGACGATCCGGCTGGCCGGGGCGAGCACCGCCTCGACCGTGACCTACCTGATCCCGATCTTCGCGGTGCTGGTCGGGGTGCTCGCGCTGCACGAACGCCTGGCCTGGTATCAGCCGGTGGGCGCGGTGATCGTGCTGCTCGGGGTCGCCGTGTCGCAACGCCTGATCTTCCGTGGCCCGCGCCGCCGCCCGCAGTGGGACGAACCGAGCCCGGACCGCCCGGACCGCCCGGTCGGCGCGGCCGATCCAGCCGTCTCCCGCTGAGCCGATCCGGTCCTCGGGACGATCGCCGGGAGGGCTCAGCCGGCGTGGCCGGCGGTCCAGGCCAGCAGCTCGTCGGCGGTTCGGGCGTTGACCACCCGGTCGACCGGCACCCCGCAGCGGGCCGCCCGCTCGCAGCCGAAACGCTGCCAGTCGAGCTGGCCCGGGGCGTGCGCGTCGGTGTCGATGGCGAACTCGCAGCCCGCCTCGACCGCCACCCGGATCAGCCGCTTCGGCGGATCCTGCCGCTCCGGCCGAGAGTTGATCTCCACGGCCTTGCCGTACGCGGCGCAGGCGGCGAAGACCGCGTCGGCGTCGAAGTCGCTCGGCGGGCGGGTACGCGCCCGGTGCCCCCGGTCCCCCGGCCCGGTCACCCCCGGCGGCCGGCCCGCGACCATCCGGCCGGTGCAGTGTCCCAGGATGTCCAGGTGCGGGTTGGCGATCGCGGCCAGCATCCGCCGGGTCATTTTCGCCTTCTCGTCCGACAGCCCGCTGTGCACCGAACCGACCACCACGTCCAACTCGGCCAACAGCTCATCGTCCTGGTCGAGCGAGCCGTCGGCCAGGATGTCCACCTCGATCCCGGTGAGCAACCGGAACCCCTCGGGCAGTGCGGCGTTGATCGCCGCCACGTGATCGAGCTGTTTCCGCAACCGGGCCGCCGTCAGACCCCGGGCCACCTTCAACCGGGGCGAGTGGTCGGTCAGCACCAGATACTCGTGCCCCAGATCGACCGCGGTCAGCGCCATCTCCTCGATCGGCGAACCGCCGTCGGACCAGTCGGAGTGGGTGTGGCAGTCGCCGCGCAACGCGTCCCGCAGCGCGGCCGTCGCCTCGTCCAGGTCGAGGCCCTCGGTCGCGGTCAGCCGCCGCAGGTAGACCGGCTCCTCACCGGCCAGCGACTCGGTCACACACCGGGCGGTGACGTCACCGACCCCGCTCAGCTCGGTCAACGTGCCCACTTTCGCCCGCGCGGCCAACTCGTCGGCGGGGAGCGCGGCCAGGGTCGTCGCCGCCGAGCGGAACGCCCGTACCCGGTAGGTGGCCTCGTTCGCCCGCTCCAGCAGGAAGGCGATCCGGCGCAGATCGGCGAGCGCATCCCGAGCGGTCATCAGCTCACCGTAGCCGGCACACCGGCCGGGCGCCGGGCTCCGGCCACGCGTCGTAGCCTTGCCGCTCATGAGGACGATCGACTGGGTGGACGGCGCCGTCGAGATCATCGATCAGACGGCCCTGCCGGACCGGCTCACCGTACGGCGACTGCACGGCGTCGAGGAACTGGTGGCGGCGATCCAGACCCTCGCCGTACGCGGAGCACCCGCGCTCGGCGTCGCCGGGGCACTCGGGGTGGCCCTGGCCGCCCGGCTGCACGACGGTGACCCGGTGGCGACGGCCGCGGCCGTACGGCTGGTGGAAAACGCCCGCCCGACGGCGGTGAACCTGGCCCGGGGCGCCCGCCGGGCGGCGGACCGGCTACCGGAGGGCCCCGACGCGGTCCTGGCCACCGCCCTGGCCGTACGCGACGAGGAGATCGCCGCCTCCGCCGCGATGGCCGAACGCGGCGCCGACCTGCTCGCCGAACTCTGCCCGCCCCGCCCCCGGCTGCTCACCCACTGCAACACCGGTGCACTGGCGGCCGTCGTCGGCGGCACCGCGCTCGGTGTGGTGATCGAACTGCACCGGCGCGGCGGGCTCGGCGCCGTGGTGGCGAGCGAAACCCGACCGCTGTTGCAGGGCGCCCGGTTGACCAGCTGGGAACTGGGCCGGGCCGGGATCGAGTGCCGGGTAGCCGTCGACGGCGCCGGACCGTTCCTGATGGCCCGGGGCGAGATTGACGCCGTGATCCTGGGCGCCGACCGGATCTGCGCCAACGGCGACACCGTCAACAAGATCGGTAGTTACGCGCACGCGCTCGGCGCCCAGCGGGCCGGCATCCCGTTCGTCGTCGTCGCCCCGGAGTCCACCGTGGACCACCACACCGCGACCGGCGCCGACGTCGAGATCGAGGACCGGGGCCCGGACGAGGTGCTCGCGTTCCGGGGCAACCGGACCGCCCCGGCGGGCGCCGGTGCGGTGAACCCGGCCTTCGACGTCACCCCGTACGACCTGATCACCGCGATCGTCACCGACCGGCGGGTTATCCGGCCGGCGCGGGGCAAACGGGTCTGACCGCGGTCACCGTACGACGGTTCGGGGCGACCGCGACCACCCAGCCGCCGGCCCGGCCCAGTTCCAGCAGGTCGTCGCTGCGGGCCGGCAGCTCCCGCGCGGTGCCCGGCCGGGGCGGCCAGGCGGCACGGGCCGCCGACGCCGGGGCCAGCCAGTCCCGCAGGGCGGCGATCGGATCGTCGGCGTCGATCGCGGCCCGCGCCTCGGTCAGTGCCGCCAGCACCCGGTCCAGGGCCGCGCCGACCGCCGCCGCGTTCCCCCCGGACATCGCCGCCACCAGGTCCGGTCGGGTCGCCGCGACCCGGGTCCCGTCCCGGAACGAGCCGGCGGCGAGCGTGCCGGCCAGCGGTTCGTCCGCCACCCCGGCAACCAGCGCCGCCGCCAGCAGGTGCGGTACGTGACTCGCCGCCGCCACCGCGCGGTCGTGCTCGGCGGCGGTGGTCGGCACCACCCGCGCGCCCAGCGGGGTCAGCAGTGCGGCCAGTTCCAACCAGTCGGCCAGTGAGGTGCCACGCGGTTCGAGGCAGAGCACCCAGGCACAGCCGGCGAACAGCGCGGGATCGGCCGCGCCGAAACCGGAGGTCTCCCGGCCCGCCATCGGGTGACCGCCGACGAACCCGGCCAGCCGTTGCGGCTGCCGGTGCAGGCGTTCCTCGACCAGGGTCGCGACCGGGCCCTTGACGGAGGTGACATCGGTGACCAGCCCGGCGTAGCCGGCGTCGCGCAACTGGTCCAGCACCCCGCCGACGGCGGGCAGCGGAACCGCGAGGACCACCAGTTCGGCGCGGGCGACGGTGTCCCGTACGGTCGGCGTCACCTGCCAGCGGTCGCCCGCCGGGGCCTGGGCGGCGGCGGTCCTGGCCGTGGCCCGGGTGGCCGGGTCGGCGTCGTAACCGAGCACCCGGTGGCCGGTCGCGGCCAGTGCGCGCAGCACGGAGCCGCCGATGAGTCCGAGGCCGATAACCGCGACGTTCACGCCGGTGACTCTCGCACACCGGCCCGCTCGCCAGCCGGCAAGGCTCGCCCACTGCCGCCGCCGCTCCCGGTGGCGGTGCTCAGGGCGCCGGCGGGCACCTGTGCTTGCGCTGCCAGGCGGTCACCTCGTCCACCGGCGACCGGTTCGTCCGGTCGCGCCACGCGTCCAGGTAACGCGCCGGCCAGACCACACCCCGGCGGGTCCACCAGTCCTCGGTCCGGTCGCACGGCGGTGAGATGCCGAAGTGCAGGTGGCACACGTTGTT is a window of Micromonospora sp. NBC_01699 DNA encoding:
- a CDS encoding VanW family protein — its product is MSLYGAKRPPAGETPTTEIAAVPRQASGPVTGSAPEPQQPDLMTFGTPDHGDDPTPFPAEPKSRRGRRTALVAGGLVAAVLAAIGGTAGYAYSGEVPRGTQVLGVDLGGKSREAAAALLRTELERRADTLTGPVTVKVGDQTAEFKPIDVGLAVDVTATVDATVGAGPGPVDLLFKSRTVEPVITVDAGLLDAELRKTVGRTGRPMTQPSIVFQGTTPKPNYPAPGQDLDPEQSAQALRGGWLSGQPVVVPLVEAQPATTKEEVDKLVAELAKPAVAAPVTVTTEKGSFSIPPAAIAKSLLLNADKTGKIAPVVDEKKLQAALTTQLAKVEVKPKEATVGLQGGKPQVVASSPGHAVDTAALSRDLLAVLPRSDGREVKGVLKPVEPKTSTDAMAKLGIKEQVSTFTTKFTGGLSSPRSHNIVTIAKEVDGAVVKPGETFSLNKHTGERSYAQGYKDAPVILDGKLVPGVGGGASQFTTTIFNATYYAGLEDVEHKPHSYWFDRYPAVIESTIFYPDLDFKFRNDSPYGVLIDTSWTNSTITVSIWGTKVYDSVKTVYGPRRNITKPKLIHLDPGPSCIATSGIDGFTQDAFRVFVKDGKEQKREKFSWRYDAEPRYVCAKKPS
- the murD gene encoding UDP-N-acetylmuramoyl-L-alanine--D-glutamate ligase, with translation MHLTDLRGRRVAVWGTGREGVAAVNTIAPVGPADLVTVQDRETFLARPWEGRLAELAPLHTGPEALDLLLRADVVVRSPVIGETHPWMIRLRERGVTVTGGTALWMADHAPTTIGVTGSKGKSTTTVLISHLLTAVGQPNEIGGNIGTAVLELPPADRYVLELSMYQCADLLVSPQVVALTALVPEHLDWAGSESEYYRHKLNIVEHGPGRVVFNANDEQLVAQLAARPGLPLVAAGRPDTTHVAPGPDGTRWVHLADRPLFPRSAFPLVGRHNEWNLCVALSVLESVGVDLVAEADRLAEAAAAFPALEHRLTPIEDPSGITFVDDSLSTIPQSAIHAIEAFSHRPLTVIVGGEDRGVDYAPLRDFLAAQAVEATLIGVPDSGPRILETVKDLPGITTIGADDLVEAVRLGRVHTPAGGVVLLSPAAPSYGRFDNYAHRSRVFRQAISDTAG
- a CDS encoding DUF885 domain-containing protein, which translates into the protein MGQIDDLANRYVAEWAPLNPTGATFVGITGYDDQLGDLSPQGYAAQAELNRRTLAELDVLEPTSVSEHTAKEAMQERLGLELARYDAGETASEINVIASGLHEIRQVFDLMPTEGPEAVANVAARLNTFAAALADYRTTLLTAADAGHVSPRAQMIEVAKQCDIWTDPKQDNFFHGLVERLGADGTLATELQRGAAAATAATAEFGQFLRTELAPRGRDKQAAGRERYQLASQYFLGARIDLDETYAWGFDELARLEAEMRAVAARILSPGATVDEAVAALDADPARWIEGKEAFRDWMQNLADKAIADLHGTHFDIPEQVRRIECRLAPTSDGGIYYTGPSEDFSRPGRMWWAVPQGIDRFSTWREVTTVYHEGAPGHHLQIGQTQVRAELLNRWQRLLSWASGHGEGWALYSERLMDDLGYLDDPGDKLGMLDGQAFRAARVIVDIGMHLELEIPRDNPFGFHPGQRWTPELGWEFMRAHCRVPDENLRFELNRYLGWPGQAPAYKVGERIWLQARDDAKARRGPDFDLKQFHLDALNLGSLGLDPLKSALARL
- a CDS encoding DMT family transporter; the encoded protein is MNTPAAPDSNVRAWLPGFLAVAVIWGASFLFIKIGVRELHPLYVTLGRAGAGALTLLVALAVLRDRLPRDPILWLHLTVVATVGVAVPFTLFGYGEQRVSSILAGIWNATTPLVVLPIAVLVFRTERMTARRATGLVLGFAGVLVVLGAWQGLGGAQFTGQLFCFGAAVCYGLSIPYQKRFIADRPESGLALTAGQLLVATVQLAIVAPLVAGAPPAPTGLSPDVIASVLALGAVGTGLAFVINLRTIRLAGASTASTVTYLIPIFAVLVGVLALHERLAWYQPVGAVIVLLGVAVSQRLIFRGPRRRPQWDEPSPDRPDRPVGAADPAVSR
- a CDS encoding PHP domain-containing protein, with the protein product MTARDALADLRRIAFLLERANEATYRVRAFRSAATTLAALPADELAARAKVGTLTELSGVGDVTARCVTESLAGEEPVYLRRLTATEGLDLDEATAALRDALRGDCHTHSDWSDGGSPIEEMALTAVDLGHEYLVLTDHSPRLKVARGLTAARLRKQLDHVAAINAALPEGFRLLTGIEVDILADGSLDQDDELLAELDVVVGSVHSGLSDEKAKMTRRMLAAIANPHLDILGHCTGRMVAGRPPGVTGPGDRGHRARTRPPSDFDADAVFAACAAYGKAVEINSRPERQDPPKRLIRVAVEAGCEFAIDTDAHAPGQLDWQRFGCERAARCGVPVDRVVNARTADELLAWTAGHAG
- the mtnA gene encoding S-methyl-5-thioribose-1-phosphate isomerase encodes the protein MRTIDWVDGAVEIIDQTALPDRLTVRRLHGVEELVAAIQTLAVRGAPALGVAGALGVALAARLHDGDPVATAAAVRLVENARPTAVNLARGARRAADRLPEGPDAVLATALAVRDEEIAASAAMAERGADLLAELCPPRPRLLTHCNTGALAAVVGGTALGVVIELHRRGGLGAVVASETRPLLQGARLTSWELGRAGIECRVAVDGAGPFLMARGEIDAVILGADRICANGDTVNKIGSYAHALGAQRAGIPFVVVAPESTVDHHTATGADVEIEDRGPDEVLAFRGNRTAPAGAGAVNPAFDVTPYDLITAIVTDRRVIRPARGKRV
- a CDS encoding prephenate dehydrogenase dimerization domain-containing protein, whose protein sequence is MVPTTAAEHDRAVAAASHVPHLLAAALVAGVADEPLAGTLAAGSFRDGTRVAATRPDLVAAMSGGNAAAVGAALDRVLAALTEARAAIDADDPIAALRDWLAPASAARAAWPPRPGTARELPARSDDLLELGRAGGWVVAVAPNRRTVTAVRPVCPAPAG